Within the Trueperaceae bacterium genome, the region CCGGGTGGGCCTCAAGATGGAGGGCGGGTGGGTGTACGGCGACGGCCTGACGCACGCCACGACCGACGACGAGGGCCGCCTGTTGCTGGCGGGGTACGACGACGAGGGGCGGCTGCGCATCGCGCTGCAGGTCGGGGCGACGCCGTTCCGGGAGGGCGCGTGAGCGGCGCCGGGCGCGCGACGCCGGAGTGGACGGTGGACGCACCGGTCGCGGAGCGTCACCTGCTGGTGGTGCTGCCGCACCCCGACGACGAGAGTTTCTCGTCGGGCGGCACGATCGCGATGCACCGCGACGCGGGCGTCCCGGTGACGTACCTGTGCGGCACCTACGGCGACATGGGCCGCAACATGGGCGTCCCCTTCTTCGCGCACCGCGAGACGCTGCGCGACGTGCGCGAGCGGGAGCTGCGCGAAGCGTGCCGGATCCTGGATTGCGACGTGCGCTTCCTGGGGTTGCGCGACAAGACCGTGGAGTTCGAGGACCTGGACGCGGTCGCCGAGGACGTCGCCGACGTCGTGCGCGCCCTCGACGCGGACCTGGTGATCGGGTTCTACCCCGGGTACGGGGTGCACCCCGACCACGACGCCTTGGGCGAAGCGACGCGGCGGGCGGTGGCCCGCATCGAGGCGGCGCGGCGCCCCCGGCATTGGGCGGTCGCGGTGGGGCACCGCGAGGCGATCGAGGCGGCGCTGGGGGTGGCGGACGTCCGGGTCGACGTCCGGGCGTGGAGCGACCGGAAGCGCGCGGCGTTGGAGGCGCACGCGACGCAGACGAAGGCGATGTTCGCCCGGATGGAACGACGGGCGGACGAGGACGAAGCGCAACGCCTTCGCATGGAGGAGGCGAAACGTACCGAGCGCTTTTACACGCTTTCCGCAGAACCGTCCAGCACGCGCACACGCACCCCCGAACGAATGCAGTAGACTCGCTCCGGAGGCCCGAGCACGGGCCACCCCGGAGGGAAGACCATGAACCACGTCGAAGTGAAAGTGTGGGTCCCCGAAGAGCGCCTCACCGAGTTCTACGCCCTGATGGGGCGTTGGCTCGCGGGGGACGCCGACCTGCCCAGCGCGCGTCGCGGCGCGCGGCGGTCGCGGCGGGCGAGCGGGCCCTCGGCCAGCAGCTACGCCGCCATCGGAACGCACCTCGCCGACGTCAGCGAACGCGAAAAGACGCTGTCGTTCGACGAGATCGAAACCATCATCGGTCGGGCGCTCCCCGCGAGCGCGCACCGGCACCGCGCCTGGTGGGCGAACACCGACACCCACTCGCAGGCGCTCACCTGGCTGTCGGCCGGGTGGAAGGTCGAGGCCGCCGACCTCGACGCCCGCGAAGTCACCTTCGTCCGCGACTGACCGACCGGTCGCCGCCGCCCGCCGCCGCCCCGTCGCGCCGCGCGCCCCCGCGCATCGCGTCGAGTTCCGCGCGGCGGGCGGCGTCGCGCCGGCGCGCGGCGGGCCCGCGAAGCGCCCGCGCGAGCCGGTCGCTGATCGCGTCGTAGCGCGCGAATACGACGCTCCCCACCAGGATCGACGCGACGACGTACGCCGACACCGTCGCGTACAGCGCCACGCGGACGTCCGCGGGGATCTGCGGTGCGGCGGCGGCGAGGCCCAGGATCACCAGACTGAACTCCCCGCGCGGCAGCAGCATCAGGCCGTGCCCCACCGCGCCCCGTCGCGACAGGCCCGTCGCGCGGCCCGCCAGCGTGCCGGTCGCGAGCTGCGTCCCCATCATCAGGACCAGCAACGCCGCGGCCTGCGGGAGGTACGCCCACGCCGCGGCGAGGTCGACGTGCAGGCCGACGTCGAAGAAGAACACCGCGGCGGCGACGTGCAACCAACTCGCGAGGGTGGACTCCACCCGGTCGCGATGGCGGGAGTCCGCG harbors:
- the bshB2 gene encoding bacillithiol biosynthesis deacetylase BshB2, with amino-acid sequence MSGAGRATPEWTVDAPVAERHLLVVLPHPDDESFSSGGTIAMHRDAGVPVTYLCGTYGDMGRNMGVPFFAHRETLRDVRERELREACRILDCDVRFLGLRDKTVEFEDLDAVAEDVADVVRALDADLVIGFYPGYGVHPDHDALGEATRRAVARIEAARRPRHWAVAVGHREAIEAALGVADVRVDVRAWSDRKRAALEAHATQTKAMFARMERRADEDEAQRLRMEEAKRTERFYTLSAEPSSTRTRTPERMQ